The following proteins are encoded in a genomic region of Anser cygnoides isolate HZ-2024a breed goose chromosome 13, Taihu_goose_T2T_genome, whole genome shotgun sequence:
- the ATP1B4 gene encoding protein ATP1B4 gives MELNAASPGGKRPENKDEEKVQDPNTGEAETKAEMGNKTWADLAGEMKTFLWNPEERTCLGRTAKSWGLILLFYFVFYTCLAGMFAFCMYVMLLTLSPYTPTYRDRVSPPGVMIRPYLNGFTIAFNISKRSTWQPYVDSMHHFLAAYDDKVQEEKNIECISGQYFIQGGNESEEKKACQFKRSLLQNCSGIEDQTFGYSRGQPCILLKMNRIIGYRPGAGVPVSVDCKVQKGNESDLRSVDFYPGNGTFDLMYYPYYGKITHVNYTSPLVAMHFTDVKRNSLVPIQCSLHGKGIVNDVNSDRFLGRIIFMLSIGK, from the exons GAAAATAAGGATGAAGAGAAAGTGCAGGATCCCAACACAGGGGAAGCAGAGACCAAGGCAGAGATGGGGAACAAAACTTGGGCAGACCTGGCCGGGGAGATGAAGACCTTCCTGTGGAACCCAGAGGAGAGAACCTGCCTGGGGAGAACAGCCAAGAGCTGGG gccTGATCTTACTGTTTTACTTCGTTTTTTACACGTGCCTGGCGGGGATGTTCGCCTTCTGCATGTACGTGATGCTGCTCACCCTGAGCCCCTACACACCCACCTACCGGGACCGCGTGTCTCCACCAG GAGTGATGATCAGGCCGTACCTGAATGGATTCACCATCGCCTTCAACATCTCCAAGCGCAGCACATGGCAGCCGTACGTGGACAGCATGCACCACTTCCTagcag CTTATGATGACAAGGTTCAAGAGGAGAAGAACATTGAGTGCATCTCGGGGCAGTACTTCATCCAAGGGGGCAATGAGAGCGAAGAGAAGAAGGCCTGCCAGTTCAAGCGCTCGCTGCTGCAGAACTGCTCGGGAATCGAGGATCAAACATTTGGCTACTCCAGAGGCCAGCCCTGCATCCTGCTGAAGATGAACCGG atcaTAGGCTACCGCCCTGGTGCTGGGGTCCCCGTGAGCGTGGACTGCAAAGTGCAG AAAGGCAATGAGAGTGACCTGAGGTCAGTGGACTTCTACCCTGGGAATGGCACGTTTGACCTCATGTATTATCCCTACTACGGCAAGATCACACAT GTCAACTACACGTCCCCACTGGTGGCCATGCACTTCACAGACGTGAAGAGGAATTCTTTGGTCCCCATTCAGTGCAGCCTGCACGGGAAAGGGATCGTCAATGACGTTAACAGCGACCGCTTCCTGGGCCGGATCATCTTCATGCTCAGCATCGGGAAGTAG
- the LAMP2 gene encoding lysosome-associated membrane glycoprotein 2 isoform X2, with the protein METRRGPAALLPLSRLLLLLLGASGFFQSYAVEVDVKDASNVTCLYAQWMMKFLIKYETNSSDYKNASLDLPSNVTHDGSVCGNDTQAALLAIQFGDGHSWSVNFTETNETYQADFITFTYNTNDAAVFPDAKRKGPVTVVVKDSMHPVQLNNVFVCHHTTSFEAENVTQFFWNITMQPFVQNGTIGKTETRCHADTPTAAPTVVPTAANVTTASTTTSSPAPTTAPKPVENPVTGNYSLKSGNKTCLLATVGLQLNVSQDKPLLININPKTTSVDGTCGNTSATLKLNDGNSTLIDFTFIVNASASVRKFYLKEVNVTLLNHLNGSVILNADNNNFSKWDAFLGNSYMCRKEQTLEINEDLQVHTFNLWVQPFLVKENKFAIAEECLADSDLNFLIPIVVGMALGFLIILVFISYIIGRRKSRTGYQSV; encoded by the exons ATGGAGACGcgccggggccccgccgccctgctccccctctcccggctgctgctgctgctgctgggcgccTCCG GTTTTTTCCAGTCCTATGCAGTGGAAGTAGATGTAAAGGATGCCTCTAACGTTACGTGCTTGTATGCACAATGGATGATGAAATTCTtgataaaatatgaaacaaacagTAGTGATTAT aaaaatGCAAGTTTGGATTTGCCATCTAACGTGACACACGATGGAAGTGTCTGTGGCAATGACACACAAGCTGCACTTCTGGCAATACAGTTTGGAGATGGTCACTCTTGGAGTGTTAACTTTACAGAAACTAACGAAACTTACCAGGCTGACTTTATCACATTTACCTACAACACCAATGATGCTGCTGTATTTCCTGATGCTAAAAGAAAAG GACCTGTTACAGTTGTCGTAAAGGATTCTATGCATCCAGTTCAACTAAATAATGTCTTCGTGTGTCATCATACTACCTCTTTTGAAGCAGAAAATGTAACGCAGTTTTTCTGGAATATTACTATGCAGCCTTTTGTTCAGAATGGCACAATTGGTAAAACAG AGACTAGATGTCATGCTGATACGCCCACTGCTGCACCTACTGTTGTGCCTACTGCTGCCAATGTAACTACCGCATCCACCACCACTTCATCGCCTGCTCCAACCACTGCTCCCAAACCTGTTGAGAATCCAGTCACAGGAAACTATTCTCTTaaatctggaaataaaacttGTCTTCTGGCTactgtggggctgcagctgaATGTTTCCCAAGACAAG CCTCTTTTGATCAACATCAATCCGAAAACAACTAGTGTGGATGGGACATGTGGGAACACATCAGCTACTCTGAAATTGAACGATGGAAACAGCACATTGATTGATTTCACGTTCATTGTT AATGCAAGTGCAAGTGTACGAAAATTTTATCTGAAAGAGGTGAATGTTACGCTACTCAACCACCTGAATGGTTCTG TCATTTTAAATGCAGATAACAACAACTTCAGCAAGTGGGATGCTTTCCTTGGTAATTCCTACATGTGTCGAAAAGAGCAAACTCTTGAGATTAATGAAGATCTTCAAGTACATACTTTTAATCTGTGGGTTCAACCATTCCTCGTGAAGGAAAACAAGTTCGCAATAG CCGAAGAATGCCTTGCTGATTCTGACCTGAACTTTCTTATTCCCATCGTGGTGGGCATGGCACTTGGCTTCCTTATCATTCTTGTCTTTATATCTTATATCattggaagaaggaaaagtcGTACTGGCTATCAGTCCGTATAA
- the LAMP2 gene encoding lysosome-associated membrane glycoprotein 2 isoform X1 translates to METRRGPAALLPLSRLLLLLLGASGFFQSYAVEVDVKDASNVTCLYAQWMMKFLIKYETNSSDYKNASLDLPSNVTHDGSVCGNDTQAALLAIQFGDGHSWSVNFTETNETYQADFITFTYNTNDAAVFPDAKRKGPVTVVVKDSMHPVQLNNVFVCHHTTSFEAENVTQFFWNITMQPFVQNGTIGKTETRCHADTPTAAPTVVPTAANVTTASTTTSSPAPTTAPKPVENPVTGNYSLKSGNKTCLLATVGLQLNVSQDKPLLININPKTTSVDGTCGNTSATLKLNDGNSTLIDFTFIVNASASVRKFYLKEVNVTLLNHLNGSVILNADNNNFSKWDAFLGNSYMCRKEQTLEINEDLQVHTFNLWVQPFLVKENKFAIAEDCSPEVDNFIVPIAVGAALGGLVVLVLMAYFFGHKKHRNAGYEQF, encoded by the exons ATGGAGACGcgccggggccccgccgccctgctccccctctcccggctgctgctgctgctgctgggcgccTCCG GTTTTTTCCAGTCCTATGCAGTGGAAGTAGATGTAAAGGATGCCTCTAACGTTACGTGCTTGTATGCACAATGGATGATGAAATTCTtgataaaatatgaaacaaacagTAGTGATTAT aaaaatGCAAGTTTGGATTTGCCATCTAACGTGACACACGATGGAAGTGTCTGTGGCAATGACACACAAGCTGCACTTCTGGCAATACAGTTTGGAGATGGTCACTCTTGGAGTGTTAACTTTACAGAAACTAACGAAACTTACCAGGCTGACTTTATCACATTTACCTACAACACCAATGATGCTGCTGTATTTCCTGATGCTAAAAGAAAAG GACCTGTTACAGTTGTCGTAAAGGATTCTATGCATCCAGTTCAACTAAATAATGTCTTCGTGTGTCATCATACTACCTCTTTTGAAGCAGAAAATGTAACGCAGTTTTTCTGGAATATTACTATGCAGCCTTTTGTTCAGAATGGCACAATTGGTAAAACAG AGACTAGATGTCATGCTGATACGCCCACTGCTGCACCTACTGTTGTGCCTACTGCTGCCAATGTAACTACCGCATCCACCACCACTTCATCGCCTGCTCCAACCACTGCTCCCAAACCTGTTGAGAATCCAGTCACAGGAAACTATTCTCTTaaatctggaaataaaacttGTCTTCTGGCTactgtggggctgcagctgaATGTTTCCCAAGACAAG CCTCTTTTGATCAACATCAATCCGAAAACAACTAGTGTGGATGGGACATGTGGGAACACATCAGCTACTCTGAAATTGAACGATGGAAACAGCACATTGATTGATTTCACGTTCATTGTT AATGCAAGTGCAAGTGTACGAAAATTTTATCTGAAAGAGGTGAATGTTACGCTACTCAACCACCTGAATGGTTCTG TCATTTTAAATGCAGATAACAACAACTTCAGCAAGTGGGATGCTTTCCTTGGTAATTCCTACATGTGTCGAAAAGAGCAAACTCTTGAGATTAATGAAGATCTTCAAGTACATACTTTTAATCTGTGGGTTCAACCATTCCTCGTGAAGGAAAACAAGTTCGCAATAG CTGAAGACTGCAGCCCAGAGGTGGACAACTTCATTGTACCCATAGCAGTAGGAGCAGCTTTGGGAGGATTAGTTGTCCTAGTACTTATGGCTTACTTTTTTGGCCACAAGAAACACCGTAATGCTGGATACgagcaattttaa
- the LAMP2 gene encoding lysosome-associated membrane glycoprotein 2 isoform X3 gives METRRGPAALLPLSRLLLLLLGASGFFQSYAVEVDVKDASNVTCLYAQWMMKFLIKYETNSSDYKNASLDLPSNVTHDGSVCGNDTQAALLAIQFGDGHSWSVNFTETNETYQADFITFTYNTNDAAVFPDAKRKGPVTVVVKDSMHPVQLNNVFVCHHTTSFEAENVTQFFWNITMQPFVQNGTIGKTETRCHADTPTAAPTVVPTAANVTTASTTTSSPAPTTAPKPVENPVTGNYSLKSGNKTCLLATVGLQLNVSQDKPLLININPKTTSVDGTCGNTSATLKLNDGNSTLIDFTFIVNASASVRKFYLKEVNVTLLNHLNGSVILNADNNNFSKWDAFLGNSYMCRKEQTLEINEDLQVHTFNLWVQPFLVKENKFAIAQECSLDDDTILIPIVVGAALAGLIVIIVIAYIIGRRKSYAGYQTL, from the exons ATGGAGACGcgccggggccccgccgccctgctccccctctcccggctgctgctgctgctgctgggcgccTCCG GTTTTTTCCAGTCCTATGCAGTGGAAGTAGATGTAAAGGATGCCTCTAACGTTACGTGCTTGTATGCACAATGGATGATGAAATTCTtgataaaatatgaaacaaacagTAGTGATTAT aaaaatGCAAGTTTGGATTTGCCATCTAACGTGACACACGATGGAAGTGTCTGTGGCAATGACACACAAGCTGCACTTCTGGCAATACAGTTTGGAGATGGTCACTCTTGGAGTGTTAACTTTACAGAAACTAACGAAACTTACCAGGCTGACTTTATCACATTTACCTACAACACCAATGATGCTGCTGTATTTCCTGATGCTAAAAGAAAAG GACCTGTTACAGTTGTCGTAAAGGATTCTATGCATCCAGTTCAACTAAATAATGTCTTCGTGTGTCATCATACTACCTCTTTTGAAGCAGAAAATGTAACGCAGTTTTTCTGGAATATTACTATGCAGCCTTTTGTTCAGAATGGCACAATTGGTAAAACAG AGACTAGATGTCATGCTGATACGCCCACTGCTGCACCTACTGTTGTGCCTACTGCTGCCAATGTAACTACCGCATCCACCACCACTTCATCGCCTGCTCCAACCACTGCTCCCAAACCTGTTGAGAATCCAGTCACAGGAAACTATTCTCTTaaatctggaaataaaacttGTCTTCTGGCTactgtggggctgcagctgaATGTTTCCCAAGACAAG CCTCTTTTGATCAACATCAATCCGAAAACAACTAGTGTGGATGGGACATGTGGGAACACATCAGCTACTCTGAAATTGAACGATGGAAACAGCACATTGATTGATTTCACGTTCATTGTT AATGCAAGTGCAAGTGTACGAAAATTTTATCTGAAAGAGGTGAATGTTACGCTACTCAACCACCTGAATGGTTCTG TCATTTTAAATGCAGATAACAACAACTTCAGCAAGTGGGATGCTTTCCTTGGTAATTCCTACATGTGTCGAAAAGAGCAAACTCTTGAGATTAATGAAGATCTTCAAGTACATACTTTTAATCTGTGGGTTCAACCATTCCTCGTGAAGGAAAACAAGTTCGCAATAG CCCAGGAGTGTTCGCTGGATGATGACACCATTCTAATCCCAATTGTAGTTGGTGCTGCACTTGCTGGCTTGATTGTCATTATAGTGATTGCTTACATAAttggcagaagaaaaagctaTGCTGGATATCAAACTTTGTGA